One window from the genome of Bdellovibrio sp. NC01 encodes:
- the pgk gene encoding phosphoglycerate kinase, whose protein sequence is MASNGLKGIKTVRDFELEGKVVFLRLDLNVPMEDGKITDENRITASLPTIKYCMEKGAKLVLASHLGRPKSKDDAEFSLEPVAKRLQTLLEAEVILVEEPDSDAPVHLLPSLKKNQLILLENVRYEEGETKDSIEFAQKIANYAEIYINDAFGASHRAHATIHALPSVMKEKGIGFLIEKEINMLDSLLTNPKRPYIAVMGGAKVSDKIAVIERLMDVVDGFVIGGAMAYTFLKGQGQAVGKSLVETDKVKFAKEMIERIEARDKTVLLPVDHVASKAFGDVANAHVTKDVVIPEDEMGLDIGPQTIRNYSAALKSAGTIFWNGPMGVFENPAFSKGTFGVAQAIAESDAIKIVGGGDSAAAAEASGFADKMTHISTGGGASLEYLQGDKLPGLEILRTRVR, encoded by the coding sequence ATGGCTTCTAACGGACTCAAAGGTATTAAGACCGTTCGCGATTTCGAGTTGGAAGGAAAAGTGGTTTTCCTTCGCTTGGATCTGAACGTGCCAATGGAAGACGGTAAGATCACGGATGAAAACCGTATCACGGCTTCTTTGCCGACAATTAAATATTGCATGGAAAAAGGCGCGAAGTTGGTTTTGGCTTCGCACTTGGGTCGTCCTAAATCAAAAGACGACGCTGAGTTTTCTCTAGAGCCAGTTGCGAAACGTTTGCAAACTTTGTTGGAAGCAGAAGTGATCTTGGTTGAAGAACCAGATTCAGATGCTCCAGTGCATCTTTTGCCTTCATTGAAAAAGAACCAATTGATCCTTCTTGAAAACGTTCGTTACGAAGAAGGTGAGACGAAAGATTCTATCGAGTTCGCACAAAAAATTGCGAACTACGCAGAGATCTATATCAACGACGCATTCGGTGCTTCTCACCGTGCGCATGCAACGATCCACGCTTTGCCTTCAGTGATGAAGGAAAAGGGCATTGGTTTCTTGATCGAAAAAGAAATCAACATGTTGGATTCTTTGCTAACAAATCCAAAACGTCCGTACATCGCAGTGATGGGTGGCGCGAAAGTGTCAGACAAAATCGCTGTGATCGAAAGATTGATGGATGTTGTTGATGGTTTCGTTATCGGTGGTGCGATGGCTTACACGTTCCTAAAAGGACAAGGTCAAGCTGTTGGTAAATCGCTTGTTGAAACTGACAAAGTTAAATTCGCAAAAGAAATGATCGAGCGTATTGAAGCTCGTGATAAAACAGTTCTTTTGCCAGTAGATCACGTGGCTTCAAAAGCATTTGGTGACGTTGCAAACGCACACGTAACTAAAGACGTTGTGATTCCTGAAGATGAAATGGGTTTGGACATCGGTCCGCAAACTATCAGAAATTATTCTGCGGCTTTAAAATCTGCAGGCACTATTTTCTGGAATGGTCCAATGGGCGTTTTCGAAAACCCAGCTTTCTCTAAAGGTACTTTCGGTGTTGCGCAGGCAATTGCTGAAAGTGATGCAATCAAGATCGTTGGTGGTGGTGATTCAGCGGCGGCGGCAGAAGCTTCGGGCTTCGCT
- the gap gene encoding type I glyceraldehyde-3-phosphate dehydrogenase produces MAKLRVGINGFGRIGRVLFRAGFEHFDIVGINSLDSLQGNAHLLKYDSAHGRFDADVKTDGENLIVNGKKIHVSKHKNPADIPWKDWGVDLVLECTGAFKTKEDFMLHIKGGAKRVLVSGPAEKGADITMVYGINHESYDPAIHHVVSNASCTTNCLAPLAKVLNETFGIEHGTMMTVHSYTNDQKILDAPHSDMRRARAAAVSMIPTTTGAAKNVGLVLPELKGRIDGISVRVPTPNVSLVDFTFTAKTDVTKESVNAALIKASEGALKGVLAVEHDELVSVDFNGNKNSSIVDLATTMVVGPRMVKVLSWYDNETGFSNRMVDVALHMAKKGL; encoded by the coding sequence ATGGCAAAACTTCGTGTTGGTATTAATGGTTTTGGTCGTATCGGTCGTGTTCTTTTCCGCGCTGGCTTTGAGCACTTTGACATCGTAGGTATTAATTCTTTGGACAGCCTTCAAGGTAACGCGCATTTGTTGAAGTACGATTCAGCACATGGTCGTTTTGATGCTGACGTTAAAACTGACGGCGAAAACTTGATCGTGAACGGCAAAAAGATTCACGTAAGCAAACACAAAAATCCTGCTGATATCCCTTGGAAAGATTGGGGCGTTGACTTGGTTCTTGAGTGCACAGGCGCATTCAAAACTAAAGAAGACTTCATGCTTCACATCAAAGGTGGCGCGAAACGCGTTTTGGTTTCTGGCCCTGCTGAAAAAGGTGCTGACATCACAATGGTGTACGGTATCAACCACGAATCTTACGATCCAGCTATTCACCACGTAGTTTCAAATGCATCTTGCACAACAAACTGCTTGGCTCCTTTGGCGAAAGTATTGAATGAAACATTCGGTATCGAACACGGTACAATGATGACTGTTCACTCTTACACAAACGACCAAAAAATCTTGGATGCTCCTCACTCTGACATGCGCCGTGCACGTGCTGCTGCGGTCAGCATGATCCCAACAACAACAGGTGCTGCGAAAAACGTAGGTCTTGTGTTGCCAGAATTGAAAGGTCGCATCGACGGTATCTCTGTTCGTGTTCCAACTCCGAACGTGAGCCTTGTTGACTTCACATTCACAGCAAAAACAGATGTAACGAAAGAATCAGTGAACGCTGCTTTGATCAAAGCTTCTGAAGGCGCCTTGAAAGGTGTGTTGGCAGTTGAGCACGATGAACTTGTAAGCGTTGATTTCAACGGTAACAAAAATTCATCGATCGTAGATCTTGCAACGACAATGGTTGTGGGTCCTCGTATGGTGAAAGTACTTTCTTGGTACGACAATGAGACGGGCTTCTCGAACCGTATGGTTGACGTGGCTCTTCACATGGCTAAGAAAGGTCTTTAA